The following proteins come from a genomic window of Rhodohalobacter sp. 614A:
- a CDS encoding SusD/RagB family nutrient-binding outer membrane lipoprotein yields the protein MTLLKKAALMLAVFGLVMGCDDFGNLNVDSNNPSEVRTDLLLTNAEREISDVVGATTGVIWTQLMAETQYEDDSRYSSATFDFNSWYYGPLKDLQTIIEENSNEDTMQEAAAAGSNANQIAAARILQVYFYHMMTDRWGAIPYSEALQGRENFSPSYDSQESIYMDLLKELNEAVSQMDSGPGPTGDIVFDGEMTSWALFANSLRARIALRMADVNPDVAAQEFTDAVNDGLITEDVMYPYLADADNENPWYGRFRTRTDYAISDVLANYMLNLDDYRVLKYANPAPVASNNDGQVTFDEIIGMDYDSPNPGDILNSSISFPGSAIGAGGPGVGIQNAPLPIITLAELNFAKAEAVERGWISGSAEEYYNAAIEASWMQWEVYNETNFTAFISQPEVAYSSADWKEKIGNQKWVAFYPNGYQAWAEWRRLDYPELEPHDRALSPDNEIPVRHMYPSSEEEINTENYEAAISANGADTPSRHLWWDVN from the coding sequence ATGACTTTACTAAAAAAAGCAGCACTCATGCTGGCTGTATTTGGCCTGGTAATGGGATGCGACGATTTCGGAAACCTTAATGTGGATTCTAACAACCCTTCAGAAGTCAGGACAGATTTATTGCTCACCAATGCTGAACGTGAGATTAGTGATGTGGTTGGAGCAACAACCGGGGTGATCTGGACTCAACTGATGGCAGAAACTCAATACGAGGATGATTCCCGATATTCATCTGCTACCTTTGATTTTAACTCCTGGTACTATGGTCCTCTTAAAGACCTGCAAACCATCATTGAAGAAAATTCAAATGAAGACACAATGCAGGAAGCAGCAGCAGCAGGCAGTAATGCCAATCAAATTGCTGCGGCCCGCATTTTACAGGTATACTTTTATCATATGATGACAGACAGATGGGGAGCCATTCCCTATTCTGAGGCGTTACAGGGTAGAGAAAATTTTTCTCCCTCATATGATTCCCAAGAATCTATTTATATGGATCTTCTGAAAGAATTAAATGAAGCAGTGAGCCAGATGGATAGCGGTCCTGGGCCAACTGGTGATATTGTTTTTGATGGAGAAATGACTTCATGGGCACTGTTTGCTAACAGCTTACGCGCTAGAATCGCCCTGAGAATGGCTGATGTGAACCCGGATGTTGCTGCTCAGGAATTTACCGACGCAGTGAATGATGGATTAATCACCGAAGATGTTATGTATCCATATCTTGCTGATGCTGATAACGAAAATCCTTGGTATGGTCGTTTCAGAACTCGTACTGATTATGCCATTTCAGATGTTTTAGCTAACTACATGCTGAATTTGGATGATTATCGTGTTTTGAAATATGCGAATCCGGCACCAGTTGCAAGCAATAATGACGGTCAGGTAACATTCGATGAAATTATTGGTATGGACTATGATTCGCCGAACCCAGGAGATATCTTAAACTCATCCATTTCCTTTCCCGGTTCAGCAATCGGAGCAGGTGGTCCTGGAGTTGGGATACAAAATGCTCCTTTGCCGATTATCACTCTTGCGGAATTAAATTTTGCAAAAGCTGAAGCTGTAGAACGAGGATGGATATCCGGTAGTGCTGAAGAATATTACAACGCGGCTATCGAAGCGTCGTGGATGCAGTGGGAAGTTTACAATGAAACTAATTTCACTGCCTTTATTTCACAACCTGAAGTTGCATACAGTTCTGCAGATTGGAAAGAAAAAATTGGTAATCAAAAATGGGTTGCATTCTACCCTAATGGATACCAAGCTTGGGCAGAATGGAGACGATTGGATTATCCGGAATTAGAACCACATGATCGTGCTCTTAGTCCAGATAATGAAATACCTGTTCGTCATATGTATCCCAGTTCAGAAGAGGAGATAAACACCGAAAATTATGAGGCGGCTATTTCTGCAAATGGAGCTGATACTCCTTCCAGACATTTATGGTGGGATGTAAACTGA